A single genomic interval of Rhinopithecus roxellana isolate Shanxi Qingling chromosome 11, ASM756505v1, whole genome shotgun sequence harbors:
- the LOC104680852 gene encoding cytochrome P450 2E1, with protein MSALGVTVALLVWVAVLLLVSIWKQVHSSWNLPPGPFPLPIIGNLYQLEWKNIPKSFSQLAQRFGPVFTLYLGSRRVVVVHGYKAVREVLLDYKDEFSGRGDIPAFQAHRDRGIIFNNGPTWKDIRRFSLTTLRNYGMGKQGNESRIQREAHFLLEALRKTQGQPFDPTFLIGCAPCNVIADILFRKHFDYNDEKFLRLMYLFNENFQLLSTPWLQLYNNFPSLLYFLPGSHRKVMKNVAEVKEYVSERVKEHLQSLDPNCPQDLTDCLLVEMEKEKHSAEPLYTMDGITVTVADLFFAGTETTSTTLRYGLLILMKYPEIEEKLHEEIDRVIGPSRIPAIKDRQEMPYMDAVVHEIQRFITLVPSNLPHEATRDTIFRGYVIPKGTVIVPTLDSVLYDNQEFPDPEKFKPEHFLDENGKFKYSDYFKPFSAGKRVCAGEGLARMELFLLLAAILQHFNLKPLVDPKDIDLSPANIGFGCIPPHYKLCVIPRS; from the exons ATGTCTGCCCTGGGAGTCACCGTGGCCCTGTTGGTGTGGGTGGCTGTCCTTCTGCTGGTGTCCATCTGGAAGCAGGTGCACAGCAGCTGGAATCTGCCCCCAGGCCCTTTCCCACTTCCCATCATCGGGAACCTTTACCAGTtggaatggaagaatattcccAAGTCCTTCAGCCAG CTGGCCCAGCGCTTCGGGCCGGTGTTCACGCTGTACCTGGGCTCGCGGCGCGTGGTGGTTGTGCACGGCTACAAGGCGGTGAGGGAAGTGCTGCTGGACTACAAGGACGAGTTCTCGGGCAGAGGCGACATCCCCGCGTTCCAAGCGCACAGGGACAGGG gaattattttcaataatggaCCTACCTGGAAGGACATCCGGCGGTTTTCCCTGACCACCCTCCGGAACTATGGGATGGGGAAACAGGGCAACGAGAGCCGGATCCAGAGGGAGGCCCACTTCCTGCTGGAAGCGCTCAGGAAGACCCAAG GCCAGCCTTTCGACCCCACCTTCCTCATCGGCTGCGCACCCTGCAACGTCATAGCCGACATCCTCTTCCGCAAGCATTTTGACTACAACGATGAGAAGTTTCTGAGGCTGATGTATTTGTTTAATGAGAACTTCCAACTGCTCAGCACTCCCTGGCTCCAG CTTTACAATAATTTCCCCAGCTTACTATACTTCTTGCCTGGAAGCCATAGAAAAGTCATGAAAAATGTGGCTGAAGTAAAGGAGTATGTGTCTGAAAGGGTGAAGGAGCACCTTCAATCTCTGGACCCCAACTGCCCCCAGGATCTCACCGACTGCCTGCTTGTGGAAATGGAGAAG GAAAAACACAGTGCAGAGCCCTTGTACACAATGGACGGTATCACCGTGACTGTGGCCGACCTGTTCTTTGCGGGGACAGAGACCACCAGCACCACTCTGAGATATGGGCTCCTGATTCTCATGAAATACCCTGAGATCGAAG AGAAGCTCCATGAAGAAATTGACAGGGTGATTGGGCCAAGCCGAATCCCCGCCATCAAGGATAGGCAAGAGATGCCCTACATGGATGCTGTGGTGCATGAGATTCAGCGGTTCATCACCCTCGTGCCCTCCAACCTGCCCCATGAAGCAACTCGAGACACCATTTTCAGAGGATACGTCATCCCCAAG GGCACGGTCATAGTGCCAACTCTGGACTCTGTTTTGTATGACAACCAAGAATTTCCTGATCCAGAAAAGTTTAAGCCAGAACACTTCCTGGATGAAAATGGGAAGTTCAAGTACAGTGACTATTTCAAGCCATTTTCCGCAG GAAAACGAGTGTGTGCTGGAGAAGGCCTGGCTCGCATGGAGTTGTTTCTATTGTTGGCTGCCATTTTGCAGCATTTTAATTTGAAGCCTCTCGTTGACCCAAAGGATATCGACCTCAGTCCTGCAAATATTGGGTTTGGCTGTATCCCACCACATTACAAACTCTGTGTCATTCCCCGTTCATGA